CTACTTCCTCCTTTATTTGGTTGTGACTTCTCCATTTCAAAATGCAAATTCTTGATTTCAACCATTAACATCCCtaactataaatatttttttgatatataCTATAAGAAATTTGGTAAGACCCCTTATGTCATCTTTTTTCTCGAGAATAAATCAACAAATATGGTGATCGTCAGttgtcttcttcttcattcatatCGATTTTCAAGTTTAAATCCTTCATAATCCTTTATATTTCAACCCTCTACGTAATCTTCGGTCTACCTCgctccttttttaagtcccccGCGTTgcaaaaaataatgcaaaaatgtCGTAATGATAACGACACAGTGATAAGTAACGAGTGATACATTTATCATAATGCCCAAATATCGACCAAAAGCATGAGATATTTCTCAAAACGCGAGAAATATCAgtccaatttttttgaaaatcattaCAATGTGATGCGATGTAGTGTGACCTTGTTTGTGCTCTATGGTTATAAAGTACACATTGCTCCCACAAAAAGTTATTGCATGCCACAATCACGATAGGAAAAAGAATAGAGaccaataacaatttaaaagagCTTAGATTACCTAAGAGCAACCTCCTTGCGAACCGTGTATCGTATTTTCTTGTCAAAATTACGTTCCTTCCTCTTTTCTCTAAACCTGAGCAGTGATGCCAATCTTTGCGGAACATTGAACCTCTGCGGTGTGGGTGCCACACCCTGAACGATAGACCATTGGATGAGTTATGAATatataaatatcaaaataaatcaTAGAACCCAATGCCACCATTATACATTACCCTATTATTATGAGAGGTCGGTGGTGCAGTAGGAACAGTTGACGGTACTTCACGACCCCCCAACAAAAGAAGTACAGCTTGCACCTAGATAAAATTTTTCAAGGATTATTTTTCTACTGGGAAAAAATACAGCAAAAACAGAAAAGCAATTGGAGAAAAAGATGAAAGTATACATCAAAAAAGGCAATCTACCCAATTACTGTAGCCAACACAGACACGCAATGTTCAAGAAATAATGTGTTAGACCATGGAAAAAATGTACCAGAGCAGCTAGAAATTCTTCATCATCCTAATCAGTGGAAATTATATGGACAACAAAATACAATGATTTAAGCAACCGTCTAATAATGGGTGTTAGCCAAAGATATCGAACACAAACTTTCAGACTCAGTGCCAATACAATCACTCCAACACAGCCGCACTCATATTTAGAAATATTTGCCTCTGTCACCAGGCTGCCGTCACCTATAATTTGCTGATAATAAGTAATGCTCTTCGATGAGGCAAATTAACTCACTCTGTCAGCAGCAGAAATATTATAACCAAGCCCCGTCACGAATAAAGTTTGTTTAAAGTGCATGTATTCTCTACTTTATCCTGGTTTCTCATAAAGTCATATTAAGCCTAGGAGCAATTCAATCTTCCAGAATGGGCTGGTTTCTAAAATCCAAAGATATCAGAGGCTATAATGAGCCAATCACATTTACGATATACCTGGATGTTGAAGATAGGTTAGAGGTGATTTAGAGCCCATTATTTCTCTTCAACACCCTATGAAAGTCAAAACCCTGTCATTCACCTTAGTGCTCTTCCATGTCATGTCAACTACCAGTTAAATTGTGGCACATTCCTATTACCACACAATCCACCATCTTCAAATTACCATTAATAAGAGCTTAACTGCCAATAGCCATCAAGGAAAATGCTAGCAAACATCATAAGAGTTACCCCCCAACAGCGGTAACAGCTCAGGCAACTTCCCCCCTAACAGTAACCATCAAAGTAGTTATCTCACTAATTATTACAAAGAAAGGTTGTTATGTTATTTCTAGAGGGAATCGATAGACATTGAAGGGTACCTATTTTTAAAGTTGTGATGATGCTTTATCCTATATCGACACACTATTGAGCGATGAAATGGCATTTCCAATTGTATCTCAAACAAGAGTGTGGATATTGTGTAGTAATTGTATAACGACTAGGCGAGGATGTGCTCACGATTGTGTTTACTGAgaccttaattttaaaaagtgtgCCTCACTTTGCACCTCGATGCACTTCGCTTCTTGTGCGGCCGGTACGCCTCCTTGTTGGAGTGTGTGCATGTGTGCTTAAGTTAAGCATTTATTTGAAAaggaaataaaacttaaaaccCAAATTTACTTAAATATGAAGTTCAAGAAACCATTCTTCTTTATGCAGGTGACGAGAAACATAACTTTGAATATTCTCATCATATTCTCATTAACTAGCCACTTAATGAAGCTTACAAGATAtaaatagttagaattttaGAAAGATCGATCAAATGCAGACATATACGAAAACAATGTCCAAGGAGTGAATCAACCAAATTTTTTACTAAATAAGTACACCTAAAATCATCCGGAAACTCACACTTCTAGAGTTCACCAATACTTAAACTTGTCTTTTCTCCACACAGTTTAATAACAACTTTCACACATCAAACTTGCAAAAACGACAATAATCCAACAGCAGTTAAAGCATGAAATAGAGCAACCATCACCATAACAATAAGCAATCAAAACTACACAAAACACAAAACAAGGCGTACCTTTTCAGGTGAGACGGAATCAAACACATAAACCTGACCCTTGAAAGAAAGAGTTAACTGATTATTATCACCACTAGCAACGATCATACCCCCATGATTATCTGAAATATTCCCAAGATCATTATGAAGTTCCCCATGAATCCCTTCCCCCGTACCCACTGCTCCATCATCATGATCATCCTCCATTCCAGTACCATTACTCAAATGATGCATCCCATAATGCACATGCATTTGTTGCTCAGCTTCTGTCATATGCATTTGAGCATCACCACCATGTAAATCACCCATGATTACAGCAACAGCAACCCTTTATTAACAACCCACCAATTGTATGCAGTCTACTTATTTTTCCACTTCACCCCTTCACTTTTATCAATGTGTCTTCCAATATAACACACTATTTACTGTTCTATACCTATACACACAATTATTTCTCCTTCAATTAGCTGAACAATCTCCTTTTCATTCCCAATCAACGAATTTGTACCAAGAATTACATTTTTTATTGCAGCTTTTAACTCCACCAAAAACAAGCACACCTACCACATTTGTTCTATGCATTAAGTCGAGTACCATTAACAAAAgttaagagaaaaagggaatCAAAAAATTAAGGCATACCTGAAAATTCGGAGGTTGAATTAGGGTTTAGTAATTGAATAGGAGGGTAATTACAAGCTTAAAAAAGGAGGGAATTTGAAAAATCGAACAAATCTAATTTGTTATTATAATCAATAATCTAGGAATGACAATGAATTGAGATTGAGGATTTTGCTGATGATATGCAAGCGTATGAGATAGAAAGAGAGAGAACCGAGGAAAAGGGGGATAGAAGGAATTGGTGTCGTTATCAACGAATCTTTGGAGTTTGGAGTTTGAGAGTTCGGAGTTTGGAGTTTGGACCTTTGATTTAGCAAAACTTAGCTCAAACCAATGCTAAATTCAATACTTCCATCTAGTCTTAAAAAGTTTTCATAACAAATATTtatagaaattaagaaaaataaaatattttaatgataaatatattattttaattatataataaatttgatatagGAAGAGTAAggatcataattcataaacattaaagaaatatttaagtagaaaaaatatggagattataattattaaaaaatatttttataaagttagtgagaaACATGTGGACAATATAAGCAatgtaaaatgttaaaataaagttatcaGAAGTTATGTGGGGATCataaatattactaaaatattaaaatggggATGAACaaattttgtccaaaatttgtgataatcatataaatagaaagattgtTTATGAAACAACAAATAGAATAACCTAAAATGAGAACATTTTTAGAGAACAGAAGACGAGTTACGAGCCTATATAATTAGTTTACTTCTATAATTGATTAcgttaaaattataagtgatcacattAACACACTAAGGGGTTGTTTGGTTGGGTGTAATAatcaaagggaaagggaatggacAGACCCAATtctctttgttgttgtttgtttgccactttctatcattccctttccccttttttatttttgtgtttacccAAAAGTATTCCACACTCATTCCCCATCCTCCCCAAGACTTTTCCATTCCTATTCCCCACTTCATTACCCAtcactttctctctctcctctcaaaccctaaaacctaaaaagCTGTTGAAGCCCTCACTAAAGATTCGGCCACCACGGCAACCACTGGAGCTCCGGCCACCGGTGACGATCTTGTACAGCTTTTGACAAGGTATGTTATACATTAACTAGGCATTAAAGATGTTTGATATATCTTGCGACAATTCTGATTTTGAGGCACAGTTCCAATTActcgtttttttattattcaaatcaAGCGAAGAGATTCGAATTTGTCAGTGAATTTGTATCAACTCAACTCCAGTGTAGTTGTTGTCTTTGAAGATGAGATGAGATGATACTTTAATTTGTCATGTACTGACCAATCTCTTTGATCCCGTCTCTTCAATACTATTTGGGAAGAAAGAGATTTAAGGGTTCTTAGTATTGAATTATATATTGATAactaaatcatgaaaacaacaCCAATGTATATTTTATGATAGATCTTGCTGTTGGTTGAAcaagttaaaacttaaaagtattgttttcatttattttttatatttgtgtTCAATTTCGGCATTTTTTGTATGTAAActttatgattttatatgaatatatagATTTAGCTTGAGACTTTATATATCTTGAGTATAAATAATATGTAAACTAGTCAATGATATGGTGTTATTGatgtataaataatatgtaAACTAGTCAATGATATGGTGTTATTGATGTTCTATTCTACAGAAAATGGCTCGCATTGGTACTTctttgaaaaggaagagaaattgAGACtttatttggttcataattactatgattaattgtgttgtgttgCTACATTTGATGTGGTACTCGATGAGAAAAACTATATACGATTCCCATTATCTTaagcttgataaaaaaaatagaagaaaaatgagATTGCACAACTTGAATAGAATGATTAGAGAAAGTGACACTTTGTGTAGGAACTATCTTCGTATAAATCGATACACATTTGGTGTACTTTTAGAGATGGTTAGAGATATTGGTGGattaaatgaaacaagaaaCACATGTTTGGAAGAGATGGTTGCGGGTTTCTTATACACATTAGCTCaacataagaaaaatagaatgatgGATGCACATTTTTATAGAAGTGGTGAAACTATTAGTAGACAATTTCATGCTTGTTTGTTAGCAATCTTAAAGTTACATGCTATTCTTCTTAAGAAACCAACACCAATACAAGAGGATTGCAACGATGAAAGATGAAAATATTTCAAGGTAAATAAAAAACCAACACTTTAATTTGAGATAAAATAGAGAGACTATTACATAATTTAAACTgatattgtttgttttgtagaaCTCATTAGGTGCCCTTGATGGTACAATGATTCTAGTGAATTTTCCTTTGAAGATCGATCCAAATATGCACTAGAAAAGGTACCCTTGCTATGAATGTATTAGGAGTATGTTCACCCGAGATggaatttatatatgtcttaccTGGTTGGGAGGGATCAACACATGATGGTCGGATTCTTCGAGATACTATTTCTAGGCCTAATGAATTAAAAGTTCCAAAAGGTAATTTGATTGACGTAATAGATTTTATTTGAGATTAACTTAGTAAgagagtaatttttttttttaatttgtcaaggtTGTTATTATCTATGTGATGGAGGATATACTAATGGAGAAGGATTCCTTGCACCATATAGAGGGCATCTTTATCATCTTAGAGAATGGAATAATTGCCCCCAACAACCTCAAACCGCCAAAGAATATTTCAACTTAAGGCATGCAAAAGCTAGAAATGTGATTGAGAGATGCTTTGGGTTACTCAAGGGAAGATGGGGGATTCTTAGAAGTTCTTCTTGGTTTAGTTTACAAACACATGGTCGAATTGTACTTGCTTGTGCCTTATTACGTAAAAAGATACATGCTTGCAGAATTTGATGATGAGGACTTGCTTGAGgaaaatgatagtgatgataatgatgttgatgataatgaggaagatgatgtgGAGTACATAACCTCCATTGCTGTAACCGATCCATGGACGAATCTTCGAAATACAATGGCCCAAAATATGTTCAATGATTGGAGGGCTAGACACCGCAGACTTACTTTGTGatgttattcttttttattaaaaaaaaattgtttcttatatttgaacttgagacttgtatgtttatttcaatcttgctttttttttatattaagtcATGAATGTTGTATTGGACTTATAATAATTTCCTTTGTTTACTTGTATTGAATATTTCTTggttaatttcatttttatatacatgcaattttatttttactataaTTAATATGGTTCAAATGTTATAGAGGATGGATGAAAGTAGTACAAGTGGAGGTGGAGGTGGAAGGGGAAAACACAAACGATTTTAAACTGCTCAAGAAGATAAAGTTCTTGTAGAAGCATTGTCAGAGCTAGCTGTTGATCCTCACAGGAGGTGTGATAATGGATTCAGAAGCGGCTACATGGTTCACATAGAGGAGGTCATAGGTAAGGCTTTTCCTGGTTGTGGTTTGAAGGCTATGCCACACATTGATTCTCAACTTAAGACACTTGGAGCCAAGTTTAGGgctatttctcaaatgttaaataCAATTGGATTCGTTTGGGATGATGAAAAACAAATGGTTTATATGGACCGGGCTGTTTATGACGAGTTTTGCAAGGTATGATAACCTTTGTAAGgtcattttaattatgtttgagATAGTTTTATGATGTTGTATATTTGATCATTTTGAGCATTTTCTTGTTTTTCAGAATCATTTGAATTGCAAAAACTTGTATGGAGTTTAATTTCCGCACTTTCATGAACTCATGAATGTTTATGGCAAGGATTATGCTATTGGAAAACCAGCTGAAGATTTTGTTGAAGCAATCAACAATTTGCAAAATGTTGCCCCTCCACAGGTTACacttgattcaagtgatgatgagggAGTTGCTGCTAGTGGTAATGCCACTCAAACTGTTACTTCTCCTCCTTCAAAAAAGATGAAGACTGAAAAAACTTCTAAAAGAAGTAAGAGAGGAAATGGTGGTGCTGGAAGTTCTAATGAATTGGCTAGCTTACAAGCATTCATGAAAGACATGAATGTTCATCTTTCCACTATGGCAAATGTGATGGCACGCACTGATGATCGTGAACAGCTTGCAGATGAAAGAGAGCAAAAAATAGTTGAAAAGACTGAGCAAGTGCTAGAGGAACTACTCTCTTTCAATTTAGAAGGTGTCACTCCTACCCAAGTTTTTGAAGTGGCTAACATTCTAACCGCACAACCAAACAAGCTCATGATATTTTCAAAGTGTCCCGACGTCGACGCTTTGAAAAGTGCCTATGTTAAGAGTCTTCTTGGAGGAATTGGAAATGGTAATGCTTAGATCTTATGTTGTggtttcatgtatgattttgaattaggtGTTGTTCACAAACTACTACTTTTGGCATAAACTTTATCTAGAAAGGACTATTGGCAAAGACTTGGATCTTACTAGAACACTTTTGGTATGAATTTTGATCTAGAAACAAGTGATTATTTGGATTTGTAATCAATGGAGCTAGAaagatattatttagagttatgttttttttttcttcatattacaGGAAAAGATAATATaggttaatgatattttttttaaaaataagtttttcaagtttatcatataataactagttatttttggaaaaaatataaaagaatttaaaaactcataatttgattccttaacttgaaccaaacagtcacaaagggaatcaatgagcagttcattccgtttcctgaacacagccaaacgactaggctaaattaggggaatccattcctttctccttcattccctttcctcattccattctgattcccttgtgcgaaccaaacggcCCCTAAATATATATGGATTTGGTTTGAGACTATCTTTATTGAGCTCGCCCATGAACATTTAATGTATTgtagtaatcacttataatttaaagAAATCAATTAGGTATAAATAAATTGATTATATAGATCCGTGTCATGGTCTCATACTATCATACAAGATGAGCAAATACAAACTAATTAGGTAAGCAGTCGGTCTCTTGAGAaacagtctctcacaagaatttgagTTATGTTATCTTCAAATTAATCCCCTTGTTTCTCGCTTTCTAAgcttctctttatttttttgggCCTGACCCAAAGCCGAATATCATCATTCATTAGTCCCTACTAGGCTGGgaaatttgagaatttgtgtagaaaaaatatatttttttaataaaaaataagtttagttttaaaaaaattttcaaaataaatgttTTCGTGTCCAAGTCTAAAGTTAGAAATTGTTCGATGTTACTTATAATAAACAAGAGAAGAACATGTTAAAATAGTCAAAAAAGATAACCACGATTTTATTCTCTAACAGTGAAAAAAAAAGACTAAGtaacaattttaaaagaaaaaaaaattaaataaaggcATTAGTGTTGGTTTGCTGTTATGAACAACGTACAATCCTTGTATGTTTTTTTCTTAGAAAAAGTATAATGTTGTCTTTCTTTTGTTTGCTAGTAACAGCGAACTAAATTGTAGTAaaaaaattttctgatttttaacATGGTCTTCTCTTGTTCGCTGCTAATACAGCAAACAAATTTATGTAAACTTTAGAAATTATTTTAGAACCAAACTTAAagcttattcatttcaaatatttgaaagttgatcccctattgtaatattttgataCAAATCTATATAAAcgtttgaaataaataagcttattttttaaaaaattactaaataagcttttcataattttttaatattatttaattcacTTAAGgaaggtagaagagttttaaaaatcttaaaaatatattcaacAACTTATGTGTATAAAAGCGAAataattagttaatttttattttattttattttaatattattctacTCTCCAAAGAAagattaaaaaagtaaaaatattatttatttaacaacttatgCATATAAAAGGAAATTAGGTAGttagtttttatattatttaattttagtattattttactcaggttaaaaaattatttatacaaCAACTTAGGCATATATAAGGGAATTATAgttagttttaatttaatttttttattatcatttcatTTACTCAAAGAAcgtcaaaaatgaaaaattatttattcaataaCTTAGATGTATAATCAATCGGTTAGGtggtaaaaaagaaaataattatttattcacttgTCTGTTGTTACCAACAGTGAACGgaaatttttttgactttttgaccaAATTTTctcttgttcgctgttagtaacagtgaacaaCACTTAATCAGAGGCTCGAACAAAAAGATGCTTATTCTGagaaatttttgtaaagattaattgttttaagatttttttttattaaaagttatttatttcaaaagttcttcctaTATAGAATTACTATCTATATGAGATAGAGAACTTAACGTATTCCTTTGAGTTTGCTACTAAAAGTGATATATTGTGAAGTAAAATATCACTTTCATtagtaaattcaaaaaacaaaaatggtGTATTGTAATTTGAAGTATTCAACCATAATGTGCCTTATATGTTAAGAATGTTAATACCAATTTGATtagactaaaaaaaaaaactcatggAATAGCGAAGAACCTTAGCAAAGATAAAATTGTAGCAAAATGCAATGAAATAAGTTTTTAGCAAATGTCAACGAACTCAATGACAGATCGAAGATTGTTGTTAAAATGGTCGCTATTAGAGACTATCTGaccaaatatattttattagctTCACATTATTTTACCATTTTCTTAATATAACGACTATGTCATGATTTATCGCGTGTCCGTCATTAGAAAGTATCAACaacattcatataaaaacaacatAATACCTTACAAGAAAATGCATCAATACAACATAGAACAGACTTCTAAAATACTCATAAGTTTAGGAATTTgagtgaaaaaacaaaaaagataaattacctCAATAAAAAGtcgtttttattttgtttgatataGTTACCTAACTAGGTAAGTATGGACTATGCATGCATTACAATTATCTTACAAATACCacaaaactaaaaagaaaaaaaaaaaagaaaaaaaagaagacaaacTTAAGAATTATATGTATGGTTCATATGATGCACCAAATCCCAATGTCTCATATTGATATCATTCATGATTTATGGCTAACATTGATTATTTGATTGTGGTGTTGGCATTACACAAATAACAACAAATGGACGTAAACCATTTTGCTCCAATTAGTTTAAGATATCTTAGAACATTGATGCACCTCCGACCATAACCCTAAGGCAATCAAAATTATGATCACACGAGTCTTGTCTTAGTCCTGTGCTACACTTGGAAAAAAAGATATTGAAAAACAAATCATCACCCATCATTCATCATTTCCTACCTAACATATATTACTATACTATATCTTCATCAACACATATATTGTGGTTATGGATTCAACGATGAAGAGAGTATAAATttttagatgaaattaaaaaatattgtagCAAATTAAAATGTACAGAGAATTATAAGAGTTCAACTCGTTAAGTGGTTAAACTTGGTGTTATGGattcaactcaactaaaaatttctGCTAATGCTTCAAACCCTATCATAGTTTACCTCCTTACACGAGGGTCTTTGGAATAAAAGTGTGGATGAACACATACCCTCTGCATGCATAGTCTTAAATATTCTACTTTTAGTTGAGGGGTAGATGAAATTTAAACCCTTAACTCTATATAATgttggctctaataccatgttaaaaaatcaactgaacaaaaagtcaaaaaaattaaagttggtGATTGAGTTTCAAAATGTGTTGTATATTCTTTTATACTAAGTATATTCCAAAATACTAGAAATTTACGTGCCAAGTAcacaattatgtaaatttaaagaatatataATCACTtattaaattgcaatttaaagagcaaaaactaattattatatattatcttaTACTTTTCCAAGTCGAGAGACTATTTGACCGCACTCTCtattatgggtatgagttgtcgtcgtcCTTTCTTTTCCAAACcctgatcataattttttatgggCGGAATACActaagtatgatgatgatacttcctccgttccatattagttgcaacattggcaaaaatgacactattcattcatcactcataatttgtgattagtttttaatctacaggctaaaatatagtcaagtgagattttttttattcgtctcattacaatgattattaatatcaaatttttataattttttattatacataattagagatattaaggattgaattagtgcattagacTGCgtcaaaaagtaaaatattgcaagtaaattgaaacAGATGAACTATATGAAATATGACGAAGATGCCAATTTGAAACCTCATATACAATGTAATGTACACTCAAATTAACCACTCATTCTAGCCAAAATTGGGTCGTATGATGGAAATTTTACCACATAACAATCTATGGGCAAACATAAACATAGCAGATTAGCAggtatatgaaaataaaatctaGATACTATGATGACCAAACACATAGATGGGAATGATTTTGTGGCTCCCATTACTCTTACTCATATAAGTGGACCAAATCAAATAATCAAcaacaaaagaagaaaaaagaaaaaggaaaagtaaCTTTTGTGGGCCCTTATAAAGATCATTCCTCACTACCTACGTCAGAGCTAAAATCCCACGATATTTGCCTTCGGTGCTAATTTTTCTGTTCCGGTCTGATCTGATTGTTATGCCTTTGTTACtcgttttttattttgttataattttttttaaggaaatattttcaccattttttttaGAGTTTTATTCACATATTATAATTctcttttaatatcatttatatattttaaataatctcactattttttaatttttatgtaaaattaatttgttgcactCTAAAAAGAGTTGAGGGAATACTATTCCTCATTTATTATGGAGGATTAAGTAGTTGTTAATCAATAAATTTCATTAAAGTTGATTATAATTAGGGCTATCTAGATGAGCAAATAGAGTATACTAGTACTAGGCTAAGTAGTATAGTAactaatttgaaataatatgtGTGTGATGGTGGATTTCTCGGGATAAGCGGTGTTAAATTGTGGGAATCCGATTTTTAaagttcgccacccttttcatgtGGGAATAAACCAAGAAATAAACtcttaatttcaaaataatactccttcattattttaatcattttgcCATCTTATAAGCAGTGCTCAACCTTGTATTTTATATGCattttgcaaaataaaaaaagtaaaattaaatttgtcaagaaaTATTCCATCAAAACTACAATAATTTTCCATTATCATTACCATAGTATAATATCGAGCCTTAAAAGTAATTAAGTAAGCAGTATTTGattatactttctctgttctgttatacttgctacattttactttttacgcaatttaatgttttattttgattatttatatgttgaaatagaaagattataataaattattataatgagaatccgattagacgattcaaataaaattccacTTGACTACATTTTTACTTACGCATCaaacacaatatataaaataagtttgaacaataaataatgcctataattaaaatttaagaagTAATTTAGAATAGAGGAATTAATACTTGTACTGAGGAGGCAAGTCTACCACCATAACATTCCATGGTGATCAACGATGATAGAACAAGATCAACAGCTCCTTTTAAAGACGTGTCATGAAACTGATGGTTTATTATATgtgatattttatttaattactcataaaaaaatcataatattcctttctgaaaattttgaaaaatttaaaaatgtgtGGTTATTCATGAGGTTGCTTTCTCATGTGAAATGTGATTGGATGACCATAAGTTCATAACTGTCCGATGCCAACA
The Amaranthus tricolor cultivar Red isolate AtriRed21 chromosome 11, ASM2621246v1, whole genome shotgun sequence DNA segment above includes these coding regions:
- the LOC130827871 gene encoding GATA transcription factor 28-like; this translates as MGDLHGGDAQMHMTEAEQQMHVHYGMHHLSNGTGMEDDHDDGAVGTGEGIHGELHNDLGNISDNHGGMIVASGDNNQLTLSFKGQVYVFDSVSPEKVQAVLLLLGGREVPSTVPTAPPTSHNNRGVAPTPQRFNVPQRLASLLRFREKRKERNFDKKIRYTVRKEVALRMQRNKGQFTSSKPSQDESSSGATSLESNQSWGPDGPVPLQQEVCCRHCGISDKATPMMRRGPEGPRTLCNACGLMWANKGTLRDLSKSAVSGGQNVPFSRNEENGNFVDNQMARVAGNVGDST